The nucleotide window TTGTGTACGACCGCATGGTCAAAACCAACGGGCTCAAGAACCTCATTTGGGTTTGGAACATCAACACCGACCCCGCATTCGGTTACGATTACAACGCCCTGAACGCCGCCTGGTACCCGGGTGACGACTACGTGGACGTGGTGGGTGTCGATATTTACGACCCGCTCTTGGACCACAATTCCGCCGCCAACTACTTCAACAAGATTGCAAGCGACGTGGGAACAAGCAAGCTCATCGCCCTCACCGAGAACGGCGCCATTCCCGACATCGACAGCATCGCCGAAGACAAGAGCTATTGGAGCTACTGGATGACCTGGAGCCAGACCTGGAATGGACAATTCCTCGACAAGACTCCCAAGGACATGTGGAAACGCAACATGGAAGACGAGCGCATCGTAGCCATTGAGGACTTGCCGGACTGGGGCTCGATCACCACGGCATACAAGAACCGCGCCAGGGCGGTGCGCGACGCCGGTCCGTTCACGCTCTCGGCAAATGGGACGACCCTCTCCGTCACGGTCCCCACTGGCAACGTGAACATCGCTGTTTACGACATGCTGGGCCACTTTGTGGTGCAGCTGAACCGGGGGATTCTCCCCAAGGGAACCTACAGCTACAGCCTGGAAAGCCTTGCCAAGGGAAGTTACGTAATCCGCGCCAAGGCGGGCGCAGAGTCTCGTATAGAAATGCTCCGCGTCAAATAGCGGGGCACCCCTTTTTCGCTAATTTCTATATTGCTCTTATATGAGCGAAAAACACCCTCTTTACTTTACCATCCACGGTCACTTCTACCAGCCACCGCGTGAAAATCCCTGGACTGGCGTCATCGAGAACCAGCCCAGCGCACGCCCCTTCCACGACTGGAACGACCGTATCGCCAGCGAGTGCTACAGCCCCAATTCCGCCAGCCGAATCCTTTCGCCGCACGGTAAAATTGTCGACATCGTCAACAACTACGACTACATGAGTTTCAACATGGGCCCGACGCTCATGGGTTGGATCCGTACCAACACGCCCGACACCTACAAGCGCATTCAAGAGGCCGACAAACGCAGCGCCGAACGCCTGAACGGGCACGGCAACGCCATCGCTCAAGTTTACAACCACATCATCATGCCCCTCGCCAGCACGCAAGACAAACGCACACAAATCCGCTGGGGCATCGAAGATTTCAAGTTCCACTTTGGCCGCATGCCCGAGGCCATGTGGCTCGCCGAGACGGCCATCAACTTCGAGACGGTCGTGGAACTCATCAAGGCGGGTATTAAATTCACCATCCTCTCCCCCACGCAGGCAGACAGTTTCCGCAAGTTTGGCGACGAAGAATGGACCGGGTGCAGCAACACCGACATCGACACCACTCGCCCCTACCGCATTTACCCGCGCGACAAGGAAGGTAACCTTGTTTGTGACGGCTACCTGGACGTGTTTTTTTACAACCCGTGGCTCTCTTCGGCGGTCGGTTTCGAGCATCTGCTCCGTGACGCCGGCGTTTTTGGGCGCCGCATCACCGACGCCTGGGACGCAAACCGCGAAGAAGCTCAACTCGTGAGCATCGGGACTGACGGCGAGTCGTACGGACACCACGAACCATTTGGCGACATGTGCGCCGCCTGGCTCTACAACCGTTACGCCCCCGAGAACAACATGGTCCCCGTCAACTATGGTTGGTTCCTCGAAAAATTCCCGCCGCAACACGAAGTGCTCCTCAAGAATTTCCACGGCGAAGGCTGCGCCTGGAGCTGCGCCCACGGTGTAGGACGCTGGTACAGGGACTGCGGTTGCTCAACAGGCGGTGGTCCGGACTGGAACCAAAAATGGCGCGGACCTCTGCGCGACGCCTTCAACCACCTCAAAAAACTCGCCGACGACGTTTATGTCCGCGAGTTCGAAAGAATCTCGGCAATGAACCCGTGGGACGCCCGCAACGCTTACGTCGAGACCTTGGTCGCCCCCGAGGACCAATCCCGTGTGGACCAGTTCCTCCAAAAGATCCTTCTCCATCCCGAGAACACCGACGACCGCGCCAAGGCAATCCGCCTGCTCGACATCCAAAAGTTCTGCCTTTTCAGTTTCACCAGCTGCGGTTGGTTCTTCAACGACATCGAGGGTCTGGAGCCCGTGCAGAACATGCGTTACGCCCTGCGTGCCATGGAACTCCTGGAACCGTTCCTGCCGCTTGGCCACAACATCAAGAGCGAAATCCTGAGCATCCTCGCCCGCGCCACCAGCAATGAACACAAGTGGAACGGCGCCGAGGTATTCACCCGCTACGCCGAAGACGACGTGCCTGTGATCATCAAAGAGATGGCGGAACGCGCCGCCATATTCCACCTGGAATTGGAAGACGGCTACCTCGACAAGGATTCCCGCATTACCGCGACCAAGATTTCGAGCCGTCGCCGTCAAACCCTGGTGCGCACCTCCTACGAGGACTCCCTCATTGGCGAAAAGCGCGTCACCACGAACCTGGTGATTACCGATGCCCTCGGCCGCATCAACATTGTCGCCGCCATGGGAGAAATCGAGCAGAACGGCCTCAAGTTCGTCGAGAACCCGAACATGGGCACCGAAGAACTCAAACGCCTGTTCCCCACCGCCTACGTGGTCCGCATGCGCGACCTCATGAGCGATTCGCTCAAGCGCATCAACACGCTCTCCACGCAAAAGCACCTGACCAATCTCACGGAATCGTTCTCGAATTTCGCCTTGAATCACGGCATTTCCATCGACAGTCTGGCCGACCCCGACCACACGCTGCCCGATACCATGCGCAAGATCCTCTCGCTCGAACTGAAC belongs to Fibrobacter sp. UWP2 and includes:
- a CDS encoding DUF3536 domain-containing protein, with protein sequence MSEKHPLYFTIHGHFYQPPRENPWTGVIENQPSARPFHDWNDRIASECYSPNSASRILSPHGKIVDIVNNYDYMSFNMGPTLMGWIRTNTPDTYKRIQEADKRSAERLNGHGNAIAQVYNHIIMPLASTQDKRTQIRWGIEDFKFHFGRMPEAMWLAETAINFETVVELIKAGIKFTILSPTQADSFRKFGDEEWTGCSNTDIDTTRPYRIYPRDKEGNLVCDGYLDVFFYNPWLSSAVGFEHLLRDAGVFGRRITDAWDANREEAQLVSIGTDGESYGHHEPFGDMCAAWLYNRYAPENNMVPVNYGWFLEKFPPQHEVLLKNFHGEGCAWSCAHGVGRWYRDCGCSTGGGPDWNQKWRGPLRDAFNHLKKLADDVYVREFERISAMNPWDARNAYVETLVAPEDQSRVDQFLQKILLHPENTDDRAKAIRLLDIQKFCLFSFTSCGWFFNDIEGLEPVQNMRYALRAMELLEPFLPLGHNIKSEILSILARATSNEHKWNGAEVFTRYAEDDVPVIIKEMAERAAIFHLELEDGYLDKDSRITATKISSRRRQTLVRTSYEDSLIGEKRVTTNLVITDALGRINIVAAMGEIEQNGLKFVENPNMGTEELKRLFPTAYVVRMRDLMSDSLKRINTLSTQKHLTNLTESFSNFALNHGISIDSLADPDHTLPDTMRKILSLELNARIHYAALKLLEEPSDALVKEIKDLVDEANALDTKPSFGGTGRMFFRKLSTLIETVAKNLDESTVKYITDLITVADWLQLYIDKTTLENKVFGFYREFKKSPTGKFAALKPMFSWLNFEVENV